In the genome of Microcoleus vaginatus PCC 9802, the window ACTAAACATTGGCGATCGCACTTTTTTTGATAAGTGCGATCGCTTTTACGAAGTAAGTCCCAAATTTTTATCGTAAAATCATAGTACCGATAAGTCTATTCACTCCGCAATATCCGATTATTATTTAAGAATATGCGATCGAAACTAGAAATTACCGAGCAACACAAAAAGGTTGATGCTGCTGAAGCCGAAATCCGCGACAAGCAGCAGCTAGTTAACTACGATACCAAAGAGTATCCAGTCGAAATACTCGTTCAAAAATATATGGCAGGAAAGGATGATGATACCAATGAGTTGTTCATCCCCGACTACCAACGTGAAATGGCTTGGGATGAAGCAACGCAGTCAAGGTTTATTGAGTCTATAATTTTGGGTGTACCAATACCTTATATTTTTGTTGCGGAAATCCATGAGGACGAAGATGAACCCCGTTTAGCAATAATAGATGGTACACAACGCATTCGGACTCTAAGTAGATTTATCAATAACGAATTAACCTTGACCGAATTAAAGAAAATACAGAGTTTAAATGGATTTAAATTTTCTGATTTGCCCCTAGCCCGTCAGAGGCGCTTCAACCGCACTACACTTCGGATGATTCAACTAACTGAAAGTGCAAATGAGGAAGTGCGAAGAGATATATTTGAACGCATTAATACAGGTAGCGTCGAGCTAAATGAGATGGAAAAGCGCAGAGGCATACTGCCCGGCCAGTTTCTTGATCTGATTGAGGAACTATCGAAACATGATAAGTTCCGCAAATTATGCGCTTTTTCTGAGTCTGCTATTCGCAGCCGCGAACCGCAAGAATTTGTGTTGCGTTTTTTTGCCTTTTTAAATAACTATGAGAAGTTTAATAGTAAGATAAACATATTCCTTGATGAGTATTTGAAGCAAGTAAATGCAGAGCCGAAATTCGATCGCGAAAAAATGCGGGCAGAATTCGAGTCAATGCTAAATTTTGTAGAAAAATATTTTCCTCAAGGATTTCGCCAAGGTAAAAATGGCGCGAGAACAACAACTCGGATTAAATTCGAGTCTCTGGCTGTCGGTGTTGCTCTTGCTTTGAGAAAAAACAGCAATCTTGAGCCAAAGTCAACAGAATTGCTCAATTCACAACAATTTAAGGATCTCACAAAATCTGATGCTAGCAGTTCTAAAAATAAAGTAGTTTCACGCATTGAGTATGTCCGCGACCGACTGCTAGGCTAAAGATGAATACTGTACTCTTAGATTTCAATACACGGGCTCAAGAGGTAGATGATTACTTCATCTTTTTACATGGCTTAATCAAACAAACCACTAAGTTAGCTGTCGCCGATAGTGCTGGACAAGATCAAATACAAAGTCTTAATCCTGAGTTGGCAAAAACTCTTAAAGCCAATGGCTTTTTGTTATTGTATAACTTAGTTGAATCCACTATGCGAAATGCCATTGTAGCCATATTTGATGAGTTTAAAAATCAAGCAATCTCCTTCGATCAACTCAAACCCGAAATCAAAATGATTGTTCTTCAAAATCTTAAAAACCGTTCTCCTAAGAAAATTCATTTACAAATCAACCAAATATCTATAGACATCATCACAGCTACATTTGAACGCGAAGAACTATTTTCAGGGAATGTGGATGCTAGGTTGATTAAAGAAATAGCAGAAAAATATGGCTTTTCATGTAAAACAGAACCTACTAAGACAAAAGACGGGCAAAATCTTTTAGTTGTTAAAAGCAACAGGAACGACTTAGCCCACGGAGTTAAGTCTTTTGAGGAAGTGGGGCGAGATCAGACTATTGAGGAACTTTTAGAGATTAAGGAGGAAGTCATAGAATACCTACGTCAAATACTGGAGAATATTAAAACTTATCTTGACAATCAAGAGTATTTGGATGTCACTACAGGTCCTCCATAATTTTAGGCTAAGAAACCGGGTTTCTCTGAGAATTTAGGTTGGATGGCGAGATATCTC includes:
- a CDS encoding DUF262 domain-containing protein; the protein is MRSKLEITEQHKKVDAAEAEIRDKQQLVNYDTKEYPVEILVQKYMAGKDDDTNELFIPDYQREMAWDEATQSRFIESIILGVPIPYIFVAEIHEDEDEPRLAIIDGTQRIRTLSRFINNELTLTELKKIQSLNGFKFSDLPLARQRRFNRTTLRMIQLTESANEEVRRDIFERINTGSVELNEMEKRRGILPGQFLDLIEELSKHDKFRKLCAFSESAIRSREPQEFVLRFFAFLNNYEKFNSKINIFLDEYLKQVNAEPKFDREKMRAEFESMLNFVEKYFPQGFRQGKNGARTTTRIKFESLAVGVALALRKNSNLEPKSTELLNSQQFKDLTKSDASSSKNKVVSRIEYVRDRLLG